From Staphylococcus sp. M0911, a single genomic window includes:
- a CDS encoding F0F1 ATP synthase subunit epsilon — MNTLSLNIVTPNGSVYERDDVELAVLQTTAGEMGVMNGHIPTVSALKTGYVKVNFHNGNEYIAVSDGFVEVRQHQLSIIVQTAETATEIDVERAKLAKSRAESHLDNDDDNSDINRAKRALERANNRLRVAELK, encoded by the coding sequence ATGAATACATTAAGCCTAAATATTGTCACTCCTAATGGTTCTGTCTATGAACGAGATGATGTAGAACTAGCTGTTTTACAAACTACAGCTGGCGAAATGGGTGTGATGAATGGACACATTCCAACCGTTTCTGCATTAAAGACTGGCTATGTCAAAGTAAATTTTCATAATGGAAATGAATATATAGCAGTTAGTGATGGGTTTGTAGAAGTTAGACAACATCAACTATCAATTATTGTCCAAACAGCTGAAACTGCTACTGAAATTGATGTTGAAAGAGCTAAATTAGCTAAATCAAGAGCAGAATCGCATTTAGATAATGATGATGATAATAGTGACATTAATAGAGCCAAAAGAGCGTTAGAACGAGCAAATAACCGTTTACGTGTGGCTGAACTTAAATAA
- a CDS encoding F0F1 ATP synthase subunit delta, translated as MAKIADKYAKALFDVSADTNQLDNIYEELEVISHSSFDYIKDLKAIDSNPKLTLQKRQSFVENVYGDANQYIVNMLKVLAENRHISYIEDVFKAFQSQYNQHNNQDFALIESTYDLNDDEISKIVELVKQQTNLSKVIVNTKINQDLIGGFRVKVGTTVMDGSVKNDLVQLQRKFKRAN; from the coding sequence ATGGCAAAAATCGCTGATAAATACGCAAAGGCATTATTCGATGTTTCTGCAGATACAAATCAATTAGATAATATTTATGAGGAATTGGAAGTAATTAGTCATTCCTCTTTCGATTATATTAAAGACTTAAAAGCTATTGATAGTAATCCGAAATTAACATTACAAAAACGTCAAAGTTTTGTAGAAAATGTTTATGGTGACGCTAATCAATATATTGTTAACATGTTAAAAGTATTAGCCGAAAATCGTCATATTTCATATATTGAAGATGTATTTAAAGCTTTTCAATCTCAGTATAATCAACATAATAATCAAGATTTCGCATTAATAGAATCTACTTATGATTTAAACGATGATGAAATTTCTAAAATCGTTGAACTAGTTAAACAACAAACAAACTTATCTAAAGTAATTGTGAATACTAAAATTAATCAAGACTTAATTGGTGGTTTTAGAGTTAAGGTCGGCACGACTGTTATGGATGGCAGTGTTAAAAATGATCTTGTTCAATTACAACGTAAATTTAAAAGAGCTAACTAA
- the atpB gene encoding F0F1 ATP synthase subunit A encodes MDHKHPKVSWDVFGFDLVFNMASVMMVLITAVIVFLLAIICTRNLKKRPTGKQNFIEWIFDFVRGIIEGNMAWKKGGHFHFLAVTLILYIFIANMLGLPFSIVTKDHYLWWKSPTADATVTLTLSTTVILLTHFYGIKMRGTKNYFKGYIQPFWPLAIINVFEEFTSTLTLGLRLYGNIFAGELLLSLLAGLVTNQPAWGWIIGIPGLIVWQGFSIFVGSIQAYIFIMLSMVYMSHKVADGH; translated from the coding sequence ATGGATCATAAACATCCGAAAGTAAGTTGGGATGTTTTCGGCTTTGACCTTGTTTTTAACATGGCAAGTGTAATGATGGTGCTAATTACTGCAGTGATCGTTTTTCTATTAGCTATTATTTGCACACGCAATCTGAAGAAACGACCAACTGGCAAACAAAATTTCATTGAATGGATTTTTGACTTTGTTAGAGGAATCATTGAAGGTAATATGGCATGGAAAAAAGGTGGACATTTTCACTTCTTAGCAGTGACTTTGATTTTATACATCTTTATTGCAAACATGCTAGGTTTACCATTCTCAATTGTAACTAAAGACCACTATTTATGGTGGAAATCACCAACAGCTGATGCAACAGTTACATTGACATTGTCTACAACAGTAATTCTTTTAACGCATTTTTATGGTATTAAAATGCGTGGTACTAAGAATTATTTTAAAGGTTACATTCAACCGTTTTGGCCACTTGCAATTATAAATGTCTTTGAAGAATTTACTTCAACCCTAACACTTGGACTACGTTTATATGGTAATATCTTTGCAGGTGAGTTATTGCTTAGCCTATTAGCTGGACTTGTAACAAATCAACCAGCTTGGGGTTGGATCATTGGTATTCCTGGTTTAATTGTTTGGCAAGGATTCTCAATTTTTGTAGGTTCAATCCAAGCATATATCTTCATTATGCTTTCAATGGTTTACATGTCACATAAAGTGGCAGATGGACACTAA
- a CDS encoding ATP synthase subunit I, translating to MGRFYIIFKQYIQYYLYLLILLGILYLFSPHPFLLGLIIGTCGSLINTYIFESYLFHAQKADTNHISTGNTWRYLVAIVVCSIWFFFKDHINIIGVLIGLMISYIVIICRPLLNRE from the coding sequence ATGGGTCGTTTCTACATCATTTTTAAACAATATATACAATATTATCTTTATTTATTGATATTATTAGGTATATTGTATCTCTTTTCACCCCATCCATTTTTACTTGGATTGATTATTGGCACATGTGGTTCTTTAATCAATACATACATCTTTGAGAGTTATTTATTCCACGCACAGAAAGCAGATACTAATCATATATCTACAGGCAACACGTGGAGATATTTAGTCGCTATAGTTGTGTGTTCAATTTGGTTTTTCTTTAAAGATCACATCAATATCATCGGGGTGTTAATAGGGCTAATGATTTCTTATATTGTAATCATATGTCGCCCTCTACTTAATAGGGAGTAA
- a CDS encoding low molecular weight protein arginine phosphatase, giving the protein MKVIFVCTGNTCRSPLAESIAKSLFKNENITVESRGIFALDHQPISKLSEEIIHEQELPQPSLTQSFSEKDIEANLILTMSQSHKAILKSQYGSVTNIFTLSEFVGDESEVNDPYGGDKKIYLNTYKQIYDLISKINPKDLQENYI; this is encoded by the coding sequence ATGAAAGTGATTTTTGTTTGTACAGGAAATACGTGTCGAAGTCCATTGGCTGAAAGTATAGCAAAATCTTTATTTAAAAATGAAAATATTACAGTAGAATCAAGAGGTATATTTGCTTTAGATCATCAACCGATTTCAAAACTGTCAGAAGAAATCATACATGAACAAGAATTACCACAGCCATCATTAACACAATCTTTTTCTGAAAAAGATATTGAAGCAAATCTTATTTTAACCATGTCACAATCACATAAAGCAATTTTGAAATCGCAATATGGTTCAGTTACAAATATATTTACTTTAAGCGAATTTGTAGGTGACGAATCTGAAGTTAATGATCCATATGGTGGGGATAAAAAGATTTATTTGAATACTTATAAACAAATTTATGACTTAATTAGTAAAATTAATCCAAAAGATCTGCAAGAGAATTATATATAA
- the atpG gene encoding ATP synthase F1 subunit gamma, producing MGSLKEIDTRIKSTKKMKQITKAMNMVSSSKLRRAEKNTKQFKPYMDKMQDAITAVAGSNKSSSHPMLKERDVKRSGYLVITSDKGLAGAYSANVLKRLVTDIKQKHNDSSEYSIVVLGQQGVDFLKTRGYEIESSLVDLPDQPSFKSIQALAKHAIDLYSEENIDELNIYYSHYVSVLENKPTTKKVLPLSQEDSSQGHGHMSTYEFEPDKESILSVILPQYVESLIYGTILDAKASEHASRMTAMKNASDNAIELIDDLSLEYNRARQAAITQQITEIVGGSAALE from the coding sequence GTGGGTTCTTTAAAAGAAATAGATACACGTATAAAATCAACCAAAAAGATGAAGCAAATTACTAAGGCGATGAACATGGTATCAAGTTCTAAATTACGTAGAGCGGAGAAAAATACTAAACAATTCAAGCCTTATATGGATAAAATGCAAGATGCTATTACAGCTGTAGCTGGATCAAATAAAAGTTCTAGCCATCCTATGCTTAAAGAAAGAGATGTAAAACGTAGTGGTTATCTTGTTATCACAAGTGATAAAGGTTTAGCTGGTGCGTACAGTGCTAATGTACTTAAAAGATTAGTAACTGACATCAAACAAAAGCATAATGATAGTAGTGAATATAGTATTGTGGTATTAGGTCAACAAGGTGTTGATTTCCTAAAAACACGTGGTTATGAAATCGAAAGTTCACTAGTTGATTTACCAGACCAACCTTCATTTAAATCTATTCAAGCTCTTGCAAAACATGCAATTGATTTATACAGTGAAGAAAATATTGATGAGTTAAATATATATTATAGTCATTATGTAAGTGTGTTAGAAAACAAACCTACTACTAAAAAGGTTCTTCCATTATCTCAAGAAGATTCAAGTCAAGGTCATGGTCATATGTCTACATATGAATTTGAACCTGATAAAGAATCTATCTTAAGTGTTATCTTACCGCAATATGTAGAAAGCTTAATATACGGTACGATATTAGACGCTAAGGCAAGTGAACATGCTTCACGTATGACAGCAATGAAAAATGCGTCTGATAATGCTATAGAACTTATTGATGACTTATCATTAGAATATAACAGAGCTAGACAAGCAGCTATCACGCAACAAATCACTGAAATTGTTGGTGGTTCAGCAGCACTTGAATAA
- the atpD gene encoding F0F1 ATP synthase subunit beta gives MGIGRVTQVMGPVIDVRFEHNEVPDINNALIIEVPKEDGTLNLTLEVALQLGDDVVRTIAMDSTDGVQRGMDVKDTGKDISVPVGDETLGRVFNVLGETIDLEEKIDDSVRRDPIHRQSPGFDELSTEVEILETGIKVVDLLAPYVKGGKVGLFGGAGVGKTVLIQELINNIAQEHGGISVFAGVGERTREGNDLYYEMSDSGVIKKTAMVFGQMNEPPGARMRVALSGLTMAEYFRDEQGQDVLLFIDNIFRFTQAGSEVSALLGRMPSAVGYQPTLATEMGQLQERITSTNKGSVTSIQAVFVPADDYTDPAPATAFAHLDSTTNLERKLTEMGIYPAVDPLASTSRALEPSIVGQEHYEVARGVQSTLQKYRELQDIIAILGMDELSEEDRQTVERARRIQFFLSQNFHVAEQFTGQKGSYVPVKTTVADFKDILEGKYDHIPEDAFRLVGSMQDVIAKAKDMGVEV, from the coding sequence ATGGGAATTGGCCGTGTAACTCAAGTTATGGGTCCTGTCATTGATGTTCGTTTTGAACATAACGAAGTCCCTGATATTAATAATGCCCTTATTATTGAAGTTCCAAAAGAAGACGGAACGTTAAACTTAACATTAGAAGTTGCACTACAATTAGGTGATGATGTTGTACGTACAATTGCAATGGATTCAACTGATGGTGTTCAAAGAGGCATGGATGTTAAAGACACAGGTAAAGATATTAGTGTACCTGTTGGCGATGAAACGCTTGGAAGAGTATTTAATGTACTAGGTGAAACAATTGACTTAGAAGAGAAAATTGATGATTCAGTACGTCGTGATCCAATCCATAGACAATCACCAGGTTTCGATGAATTATCTACTGAAGTAGAAATTCTTGAAACAGGTATTAAAGTAGTAGACTTATTAGCACCATACGTTAAAGGTGGTAAAGTTGGACTATTTGGTGGTGCCGGTGTAGGTAAAACCGTTTTAATTCAAGAATTAATTAACAATATTGCACAAGAACATGGTGGTATTTCAGTATTCGCGGGTGTAGGTGAACGTACTCGTGAAGGTAATGATTTATACTATGAAATGAGTGATAGTGGTGTAATTAAGAAAACAGCGATGGTATTCGGACAAATGAATGAACCACCTGGTGCACGTATGCGTGTAGCTTTATCTGGTTTAACTATGGCTGAATACTTCCGTGATGAACAAGGGCAAGACGTACTTTTATTCATCGATAATATTTTCAGATTTACACAAGCTGGTTCTGAGGTATCTGCATTACTTGGTCGTATGCCTTCAGCGGTTGGTTATCAACCAACATTAGCAACTGAAATGGGTCAATTACAAGAACGTATTACATCTACAAATAAAGGTTCTGTAACATCTATCCAAGCAGTATTCGTACCTGCCGATGACTATACTGACCCAGCTCCAGCAACTGCCTTTGCACACTTAGACTCAACTACAAACTTAGAGCGTAAGTTAACTGAAATGGGTATTTATCCGGCAGTAGACCCATTAGCATCAACTTCTAGAGCATTAGAACCATCTATTGTTGGTCAAGAGCATTATGAAGTTGCTCGTGGCGTTCAATCTACATTACAAAAATATAGAGAATTACAAGATATCATTGCAATTCTTGGTATGGATGAATTATCTGAAGAAGATAGACAAACTGTAGAACGTGCACGTAGAATTCAATTCTTCTTATCACAAAACTTCCACGTGGCAGAACAGTTCACTGGACAAAAAGGATCTTACGTTCCTGTTAAAACAACTGTAGCGGACTTTAAAGATATCTTAGAAGGTAAATATGATCATATTCCGGAAGATGCATTCCGCTTAGTAGGTAGCATGCAAGACGTTATTGCGAAAGCTAAAGACATGGGTGTTGAAGTCTAA
- a CDS encoding L-threonylcarbamoyladenylate synthase produces the protein METKIWDLRTYRNDINQSPDIQEIKDTVINGGLVALPTETVYGLGADATNQKAVSHIYEAKGRPSDNPLIVHIHDMSQMNDFVDTLEPKVQSLMEAFWPGPISFILPLKSGYLCPKVTGGLNSIAVRMPSHPIGRSVLQHIDKPIAAPSANISGRPSPTTFEHVFQDLNGRIDGIINGDQSEEGLESTVLDCTQYPFRIARPGSITKKMIENVLPNCIEASNYNEASQPIAPGMKYKHYSPDTPVTILKELNKKILDHNKWKQVAFVVPDSLSHFLPKEAIYIKLCDNVTDIKQANHLLYSILHEIDQRADITHAYIYGFDESDQSEAIMNRMLKAAGNNIVKEASL, from the coding sequence CAGTTATAAATGGTGGGTTAGTTGCTTTACCTACCGAAACAGTATATGGGTTAGGTGCAGATGCTACTAATCAAAAAGCTGTTAGCCACATATATGAAGCCAAAGGCAGACCGTCTGATAATCCATTAATTGTACATATCCATGATATGTCGCAGATGAATGATTTTGTCGATACATTAGAGCCTAAGGTTCAGAGTTTAATGGAAGCATTTTGGCCGGGACCTATTTCATTTATATTACCTCTCAAGTCAGGTTATCTGTGCCCAAAAGTAACTGGTGGTTTGAATTCAATTGCAGTGAGAATGCCAAGCCACCCCATTGGCAGAAGTGTATTACAACATATTGATAAACCAATTGCAGCGCCAAGTGCTAATATTAGTGGTAGACCTTCCCCAACAACGTTTGAACATGTATTCCAAGATTTGAATGGTAGAATTGATGGGATTATTAATGGTGATCAAAGTGAAGAAGGTTTGGAAAGTACAGTGTTGGATTGTACACAATACCCGTTTAGAATTGCACGTCCAGGTTCAATAACTAAGAAAATGATTGAAAACGTACTTCCCAATTGCATAGAGGCATCAAATTATAATGAAGCTTCTCAACCCATTGCACCAGGAATGAAATATAAGCATTATTCACCAGATACTCCAGTAACCATTTTAAAAGAATTAAACAAAAAAATTCTAGACCATAATAAATGGAAACAGGTGGCGTTTGTAGTGCCTGATAGTTTGTCACATTTTCTACCTAAAGAAGCGATATATATAAAATTATGTGACAATGTAACAGATATTAAACAAGCCAATCATTTACTTTATAGTATTTTGCATGAAATTGATCAACGTGCAGATATCACTCACGCATATATTTACGGATTTGATGAAAGTGATCAATCTGAAGCGATTATGAATCGCATGTTGAAAGCTGCTGGAAATAATATTGTGAAAGAGGCGTCATTATGA
- a CDS encoding TIGR01440 family protein, which produces MQDFSMLLEELKAMSFFNEGEICLIGCSTSEVLGERIGSVGSMEVAESIFNDLNEIKLQTGVSFAFQGCEHINRAITIERSDFNPLTMEEVTVVPDVHAGGSLATYAYQHMEDPIVVEHITVPKGIDIGQTLIGMHIQHVCVPVRTSVKQVGEAIVTIATSRPKKIGGERAKYN; this is translated from the coding sequence ATGCAAGATTTTTCAATGTTGTTAGAAGAATTAAAAGCGATGTCATTTTTTAATGAAGGTGAAATATGTTTGATTGGTTGTTCAACTTCTGAAGTGTTAGGTGAACGCATTGGTTCAGTAGGGTCAATGGAGGTAGCTGAGTCAATATTTAATGATTTAAACGAAATTAAATTACAAACAGGGGTTTCGTTTGCATTTCAAGGATGCGAACATATCAATAGAGCAATCACCATTGAAAGATCCGATTTTAATCCACTGACAATGGAAGAAGTTACTGTTGTTCCAGATGTTCATGCAGGCGGTAGTTTAGCAACTTATGCATATCAACATATGGAAGACCCAATCGTTGTTGAACATATCACCGTGCCTAAAGGTATAGATATAGGTCAAACATTAATAGGTATGCATATTCAACATGTTTGTGTACCGGTTAGAACAAGTGTAAAGCAAGTTGGGGAAGCAATCGTTACCATTGCGACATCTAGACCTAAGAAAATTGGTGGCGAACGTGCAAAGTATAATTAA
- the atpA gene encoding F0F1 ATP synthase subunit alpha yields MAIKAEEISALLRSQIENYESEMSVTDVGTVLQIGDGIALIHGLNDVMAGELVEFQNGVLGLAQNLEESNVGVVILGPYTEISEGDEVKRTGRIMEVPVGEELIGRVVNPLGQPIDGQGPINATKTRPVEKKATGVMDRKSVDEPLQTGIKAIDALVPIGRGQRELIIGDRQTGKTTIAIDTILNQKTEDTICIYVAIGQKDSTVRANVEKLRQAGALDYTIVVSASAAEPAPLLYIAPYAGVTMGEEFMFNGKHVLIVYDDLTKQASAYRELSLLLRRPPGREAYPGDVFYLHSRLLERAAKLNDDLGGGSITALPIIETQAGDISAYVPTNVISITDGQIFLQSDLFFSGVRPAINAGQSVSRVGGSAQIKAMKKVAGTLRLDLASYRELESFAQFGSDLDEFTARKLERGKRTVEILKQDQNKPLPVENQVLIIFALTKGYLDDIPVEDITRFEDELNHWAASNATDLLSEIRETGGLPDADKFDTAITEFKKSFSKSE; encoded by the coding sequence ATGGCCATAAAAGCTGAAGAAATCAGTGCATTACTTCGCTCACAAATTGAGAATTATGAGTCAGAAATGTCCGTTACAGATGTTGGTACAGTATTACAAATTGGTGATGGTATCGCATTAATTCACGGACTAAACGACGTTATGGCTGGTGAGCTAGTAGAATTCCAAAACGGCGTGCTTGGTTTAGCACAAAACCTTGAAGAATCTAATGTTGGTGTGGTTATCTTAGGACCATACACTGAAATTAGTGAAGGGGACGAAGTTAAACGTACTGGACGTATTATGGAAGTACCAGTAGGTGAGGAACTTATTGGACGAGTAGTAAATCCATTAGGTCAACCAATTGATGGACAAGGTCCAATCAATGCTACTAAAACTAGACCAGTAGAGAAGAAAGCAACTGGAGTTATGGATCGTAAGTCAGTTGATGAACCTTTACAAACTGGTATTAAAGCAATTGATGCATTAGTACCAATTGGTCGTGGTCAACGTGAGTTAATCATCGGTGACCGTCAAACTGGTAAAACAACAATCGCAATTGATACAATTTTAAACCAAAAAACTGAAGATACAATTTGTATCTATGTTGCAATTGGTCAAAAGGATTCAACAGTAAGAGCGAACGTTGAAAAATTAAGACAAGCTGGAGCTTTAGATTACACAATCGTTGTTTCAGCATCAGCAGCAGAACCTGCTCCATTACTATACATTGCACCATATGCAGGTGTAACAATGGGTGAAGAGTTCATGTTTAATGGTAAGCACGTATTAATCGTGTATGATGACTTAACTAAACAAGCATCAGCTTACCGTGAACTTTCATTATTATTACGTAGACCTCCAGGTCGTGAAGCGTATCCAGGTGATGTTTTTTACCTACATAGTAGATTACTTGAAAGAGCAGCTAAATTGAACGATGACTTAGGCGGAGGATCTATTACAGCGTTACCTATCATTGAAACTCAGGCTGGAGACATTTCTGCTTATGTTCCAACAAACGTTATTTCAATTACTGATGGTCAAATTTTCTTACAATCTGACTTATTCTTCTCAGGTGTAAGACCTGCGATTAACGCTGGACAATCAGTATCACGTGTTGGTGGTTCAGCACAAATTAAAGCTATGAAGAAGGTTGCGGGTACTTTAAGATTAGACCTTGCTTCTTATAGAGAATTAGAATCATTTGCTCAATTTGGTTCTGATTTAGATGAATTCACAGCTAGAAAATTAGAGCGTGGTAAACGTACAGTTGAAATCTTAAAACAAGATCAAAACAAACCACTTCCTGTTGAAAATCAAGTATTAATCATCTTCGCATTAACAAAAGGATATTTAGACGATATTCCAGTTGAAGATATTACTCGTTTTGAAGACGAACTAAACCACTGGGCAGCTTCAAATGCAACTGATTTATTATCAGAAATCAGAGAAACTGGTGGCTTACCAGATGCTGATAAATTTGATACTGCAATTACGGAATTCAAAAAAAGTTTTAGTAAATCTGAATAA
- a CDS encoding F0F1 ATP synthase subunit B, with protein MTATANMFVIGAASGVEWGTVIVQIVTFIILLALLKKFAWGPLKEVMDKRERDINKDIDDAEQAKLNAQKLEEENKQTLKETQDEVQRILEDAKVQARKQHEEIIHEANVRANGMIETAQSEINSQKERAIADINNQVSELSVLIASKVLRKEISEQDQKELVEKYLKEAGDK; from the coding sequence GTGACTGCAACAGCTAATATGTTCGTTATTGGTGCAGCTTCAGGCGTTGAGTGGGGTACTGTAATTGTACAAATCGTTACTTTTATTATCCTATTAGCGTTATTGAAAAAGTTTGCTTGGGGTCCATTAAAAGAAGTAATGGACAAACGTGAACGTGATATTAACAAAGATATCGACGATGCTGAACAAGCTAAATTAAATGCACAAAAACTTGAAGAAGAAAATAAACAGACACTTAAAGAAACTCAAGATGAAGTTCAAAGAATTCTAGAAGATGCGAAAGTTCAAGCTCGTAAACAACATGAAGAAATCATTCATGAAGCTAATGTGAGAGCTAACGGCATGATTGAAACAGCTCAAAGTGAAATTAATAGTCAAAAAGAACGTGCAATTGCAGATATCAATAATCAAGTATCAGAACTATCTGTTTTAATTGCTTCTAAGGTTCTTAGAAAAGAAATTTCAGAGCAAGATCAAAAAGAATTAGTTGAAAAGTATCTAAAAGAGGCAGGCGATAAATAA
- the wecB gene encoding UDP-N-acetylglucosamine 2-epimerase (non-hydrolyzing), producing the protein MTIFGTRPEAIKMAPLVKAIENDNQLEVCVVVTAQHREMLDSVLNTFDIQPDYDLNIMKEGQTLSEITSKAMMELESIIKRINPDMVLVHGDTATTFSGSLAAFYNQVPIGHVEAGLRSFDKYSPYPEEMNRQMVGVLSDIHFAPTSNAKKHLLDEGKKETTVVVTGNTAIDALNYTVNEDYQSEILEKHKNKKILLLTAHRRENLGEPMENIFKAVRKLADEDESLVVVYPVHMNPKVRNIAQEILGNHERIELIEPLDVLDFHNFAKQAYIILTDSGGIQEEAPSLHKPVLVLRDNTERPEGVDAGTLKVVGTSLDNVYKETKHLLEDQQAYQCMCNAKNPYGDGKSSERIVNHIKYYFNLTKEKPKDFN; encoded by the coding sequence ATGACAATCTTTGGGACTAGACCGGAAGCTATCAAGATGGCGCCACTAGTCAAAGCAATAGAAAATGATAATCAATTAGAAGTATGTGTAGTCGTTACAGCACAACATAGAGAAATGTTAGATTCTGTATTAAACACATTTGATATACAACCTGATTATGACTTAAATATCATGAAAGAAGGTCAGACACTTTCAGAAATTACATCAAAAGCTATGATGGAATTAGAGTCAATAATCAAGCGTATTAATCCTGATATGGTATTAGTTCATGGAGATACAGCAACTACATTTTCAGGAAGTTTAGCAGCATTTTATAATCAAGTACCGATTGGCCATGTTGAAGCAGGTTTGAGAAGTTTTGACAAATATTCACCATATCCTGAGGAAATGAATAGACAAATGGTAGGTGTACTTTCTGATATTCATTTTGCACCTACCTCAAATGCCAAAAAGCATCTGTTAGATGAAGGTAAGAAAGAAACAACAGTTGTAGTGACTGGAAATACTGCAATTGACGCATTGAATTATACGGTTAATGAAGACTATCAATCTGAGATACTTGAAAAGCATAAAAATAAGAAAATTTTGTTACTAACTGCTCATCGTAGAGAAAATCTTGGAGAGCCAATGGAAAATATCTTTAAAGCTGTTCGAAAACTTGCTGACGAAGATGAATCATTAGTTGTTGTATATCCAGTGCATATGAATCCTAAAGTTAGAAACATCGCTCAAGAAATTTTAGGGAATCATGAAAGAATAGAACTAATTGAACCATTAGATGTGTTAGATTTTCATAATTTTGCTAAACAAGCATATATAATTCTTACAGATTCTGGTGGTATTCAAGAAGAGGCACCTTCATTACACAAACCGGTATTAGTTTTAAGAGATAATACTGAGAGACCTGAAGGCGTTGATGCTGGCACATTAAAAGTAGTAGGCACGTCATTAGATAATGTCTATAAAGAAACTAAGCATCTTTTAGAAGATCAGCAAGCCTATCAATGCATGTGTAATGCTAAAAATCCATACGGTGATGGTAAATCTTCTGAAAGAATAGTGAATCATATAAAGTATTATTTTAATTTAACAAAGGAAAAACCAAAAGATTTCAATTAA
- the upp gene encoding uracil phosphoribosyltransferase, translating into MSKVHVFDHPLIQHKLSYIREAHTGTKEFRELVDEVGMLMAYEVTRDLELQDVEIETPVTKMTATRLAGKKLAIVPILRAGLGMTEGILSLVPAARVGHIGLYRDPETLEAVEYFSKMPQDIDEREIIVVDPMLATGASAIEAITSLKNKGAKNIRFMCLIAAPEGVEKMKEAHDDVDIYIAALDEKLNDKAYITPGLGDAGDRLFGTK; encoded by the coding sequence ATGAGTAAAGTACATGTATTTGATCATCCATTAATACAACACAAATTAAGTTATATTCGTGAGGCTCATACAGGAACGAAAGAGTTTAGAGAACTTGTTGATGAAGTGGGCATGCTTATGGCTTACGAAGTAACAAGAGATTTAGAGTTACAAGATGTTGAAATTGAAACACCTGTGACTAAAATGACAGCTACACGTTTAGCAGGTAAAAAATTAGCTATTGTACCTATATTAAGAGCAGGATTAGGTATGACAGAAGGTATTTTAAGTTTAGTACCAGCAGCTAGAGTAGGACATATTGGACTTTATAGAGATCCCGAAACTCTTGAAGCGGTAGAATACTTCTCTAAAATGCCTCAAGATATTGATGAACGTGAAATTATTGTTGTAGATCCTATGTTAGCTACTGGAGCTTCTGCCATTGAGGCTATTACTTCATTAAAAAACAAAGGGGCCAAAAATATTCGTTTTATGTGTTTAATAGCAGCACCAGAAGGTGTAGAAAAAATGAAAGAAGCACATGATGATGTTGATATTTATATTGCTGCTTTAGACGAGAAACTTAATGATAAAGCTTATATCACACCAGGATTAGGTGACGCAGGAGATAGATTATTTGGTACTAAATAG
- the atpE gene encoding F0F1 ATP synthase subunit C, which translates to MNLIAAAIAIGLSALGAGIGNGLIVSRTVEGVARQPEARGQLMGIMFIGVGLVEALPIIGVVIAFMTFAG; encoded by the coding sequence ATGAATTTAATCGCAGCGGCAATCGCAATTGGTTTATCAGCATTAGGTGCAGGTATTGGTAACGGTCTTATCGTTTCTAGAACAGTAGAAGGTGTAGCACGTCAACCAGAAGCTCGTGGTCAATTAATGGGTATTATGTTCATTGGTGTTGGTTTAGTTGAGGCTTTACCTATCATCGGTGTTGTAATTGCATTCATGACATTTGCTGGATAA